The following proteins are co-located in the Paludibaculum fermentans genome:
- a CDS encoding ankyrin repeat domain-containing protein, producing the protein MIAPLLLALLCCSDLHTAARSGDIETVGTLLSKGADPNAYDTLGGTPLHDAAWSGESAIVELLISYKANVNARHKEAGSTPLHYAVLMNRQPVVEILLKNGADLNAAYKNGATALHLAANRGHLELVQLLLDKGANVNIRDASGSTPLDEAAWKGHADVAKLLLDRGARVNIRSEETGQTPLHEAAVKGHSDVVEVLLAAGADVNARDNSNATPMDEALRYKHTRVMELLSAKGAPLSMERQLREAVLRGQTDVVAMMLSLGANPKPLLSDAALKGHRQIVELLIEHGADVNAVTPAGSTALHDAALAGQKSVVELLLEKGAKLDVPDTDSGSTPLHVAASWGRLEVVQVLLAKGANPRLRNKAGRTPLELARAGGFTDAAALLETALKPK; encoded by the coding sequence ATGATCGCCCCCCTGCTGCTGGCTCTCCTCTGTTGTTCCGACCTCCACACAGCCGCTCGCAGCGGAGACATCGAAACGGTAGGTACCCTCCTCTCCAAGGGCGCTGATCCCAACGCCTACGACACCCTGGGCGGAACCCCCCTTCACGACGCAGCCTGGAGCGGCGAATCCGCCATCGTCGAACTCCTCATCAGCTACAAAGCCAACGTCAACGCCCGCCACAAAGAAGCCGGCTCCACCCCTCTCCACTACGCCGTCCTCATGAACCGCCAGCCGGTCGTCGAAATCCTGCTCAAAAACGGGGCCGACCTCAACGCGGCCTACAAGAACGGCGCCACCGCCCTCCATCTCGCCGCCAACCGCGGCCACCTCGAACTGGTCCAACTCCTGCTCGACAAGGGCGCCAACGTGAACATTCGCGACGCCAGCGGCTCCACGCCCCTCGACGAAGCCGCCTGGAAGGGCCATGCCGACGTAGCCAAGCTCCTGCTCGACCGCGGCGCCAGGGTCAACATCCGCAGCGAGGAGACCGGCCAGACCCCCCTCCACGAGGCCGCCGTCAAAGGCCACTCGGACGTCGTCGAAGTCCTGCTCGCCGCCGGAGCCGACGTGAACGCCCGCGACAACTCCAACGCCACCCCCATGGACGAGGCTCTGCGCTACAAACACACCCGGGTGATGGAACTGCTCTCGGCCAAGGGCGCGCCCCTCAGCATGGAGCGCCAGCTCCGCGAGGCGGTCCTGCGAGGCCAAACGGACGTCGTGGCCATGATGCTCTCACTCGGGGCGAACCCGAAACCCCTGCTCTCCGACGCCGCCCTGAAAGGCCATCGCCAGATCGTGGAACTTCTCATCGAGCACGGCGCCGACGTGAACGCCGTCACCCCCGCCGGTTCCACCGCCCTTCACGATGCGGCCCTGGCCGGCCAGAAATCCGTAGTGGAACTCCTCCTGGAAAAGGGAGCGAAGCTGGATGTCCCGGATACCGACAGCGGCTCCACCCCGCTGCACGTAGCGGCCAGTTGGGGCCGTCTGGAGGTGGTGCAGGTTCTCCTGGCCAAAGGCGCCAACCCCCGTCTCCGCAACAAAGCCGGCCGCACGCCCCTGGAACTGGCCCGCGCCGGAGGCTTCACCGACGCCGCCGCCCTCCTGGAAACCGCTCTCAAGCCCAAATAG
- a CDS encoding citrate synthase, whose amino-acid sequence MPDTLSITDNRTGKTYEVPIEDGTIKALDLRKIKTDEEDFGLMAYDPGFMNTAACKSRITFIDGDKGILRYRGYPIEQLAEQSDFLEVAYLLYFGELPTRSQLDDFKRTVLSHTIIHEQTKKFIDGFRHDSHPMGAFLSTVAALSTFYREVKNIFDAQNRVIQFERMVAKMPTIAAFCHRHSIGMPFAYPDNDLSYAGNFLNMMFKGTETKFKPNPVLERAMDVLFILHADHEQNCSTTTMRGIGSSHCDPFTALAGAAAALYGPLHGGANEAVLKMLVEIGSKDRVPEFIRRVKAGEGQRLMGFGHRVYKNYDPRAKIIKKVAFEVFEVTGRNPLLDIALELERIALEDDYFVGRKLYPNVDFYSGLIYQAMGFPTEMFPVLFAIPRTPGWLSQWEEQILDPEQRIVRPRQVYLGYDEREYVPMAIREESTQAV is encoded by the coding sequence ATGCCTGACACCCTCTCTATTACAGACAACCGAACCGGTAAGACCTACGAAGTTCCGATCGAGGATGGAACGATCAAAGCCCTGGATCTGCGCAAGATCAAGACCGACGAGGAAGACTTCGGTCTGATGGCCTACGACCCCGGCTTCATGAACACCGCCGCCTGCAAAAGCCGGATCACGTTCATCGACGGCGACAAGGGCATTCTGCGCTACCGCGGCTACCCCATCGAGCAGCTAGCCGAGCAGAGCGACTTCCTCGAGGTGGCTTACCTCCTCTACTTCGGAGAATTGCCCACCCGCTCCCAGCTCGATGACTTCAAGCGGACGGTGCTCAGCCACACCATCATCCACGAGCAGACCAAGAAGTTTATCGACGGCTTCCGCCACGACTCGCACCCCATGGGCGCCTTCCTCTCCACCGTGGCCGCCCTCTCCACCTTCTACCGCGAAGTCAAAAACATCTTCGACGCCCAGAACCGCGTCATCCAGTTCGAACGCATGGTGGCCAAGATGCCCACCATCGCCGCCTTCTGCCACCGCCACTCCATCGGCATGCCGTTCGCGTACCCCGATAACGACCTCAGCTACGCCGGCAACTTCCTGAACATGATGTTCAAGGGCACCGAAACGAAGTTCAAGCCCAACCCCGTGCTGGAACGCGCCATGGATGTCCTCTTCATCCTGCACGCCGACCACGAGCAGAACTGCTCCACCACGACGATGCGCGGCATCGGCTCCAGCCACTGCGACCCCTTCACCGCCCTCGCCGGCGCAGCCGCCGCCCTCTACGGCCCGCTCCACGGCGGCGCCAACGAAGCCGTCCTCAAGATGCTGGTCGAAATCGGCTCCAAGGATCGTGTCCCCGAGTTCATCCGCCGCGTCAAGGCCGGCGAAGGCCAGCGCCTCATGGGCTTCGGCCACCGCGTCTACAAGAACTACGACCCCCGCGCCAAGATCATTAAGAAGGTGGCCTTTGAAGTCTTCGAAGTCACCGGTCGCAACCCGCTGCTCGACATCGCCCTCGAACTCGAGCGCATCGCCCTCGAAGACGACTACTTCGTCGGCCGCAAGCTCTACCCCAACGTCGACTTCTACTCCGGCCTCATCTACCAGGCCATGGGCTTCCCCACCGAGATGTTCCCCGTCCTCTTCGCCATCCCCCGTACGCCGGGCTGGCTGTCGCAGTGGGAAGAACAGATCCTCGATCCGGAACAGCGCATCGTCCGCCCGCGCCAGGTCTACCTCGGCTACGACGAACGCGAGTACGTCCCCATGGCGATTCGCGAAGAATCCACGCAAGCCGTTTAG